The DNA sequence CTCGTCGCTGCATCCTCGATCTCGCGGCGTGCTCTACTCCACCCGCACGTCCAGACCGAGCGCCTGGGCGATGACGATGGTCTGGTCGATGGTGATGATGGCGCCGCGGAGCTGCGCATGCTCCGGGTCGATCGCGCTGATGTCGCTGCCGCGCAGGTCGCACCGGGTGAAGTCCGCGCCGTGCAGTGACGCGCCGGAGAGATCCGCGTCGCGCAGGGTGCCGCCGCGGAAGCGGGCGCCGGTCAGGTCGGCCTCGCGCATCTGAACGCCGCGGAAGGTGGCGGAGCGCAGATCCGCGCCGGGCATTCCCACGAACGACCAGTTGCCGCCCGCGACCTGCATCACGTCGAACGTGCAGCGGTCGAACATGCTGCCCACGAGCTTGCAGCCGGTGAACCGCGCGTCGTAGAACGAGCAGCCGTGGAAGGTGCA is a window from the Longimicrobiaceae bacterium genome containing:
- a CDS encoding pentapeptide repeat-containing protein — encoded protein: MAERMHGAAAPKTDSTITGADWYGDDISGQAHTRVLFVDGDWTEAANTGAVFTECTFRRGKFNASVHADAAFVNCTFHGCSFYDARFTGCKLVGSMFDRCTFDVMQVAGGNWSFVGMPGADLRSATFRGVQMREADLTGARFRGGTLRDADLSGASLHGADFTRCDLRGSDISAIDPEHAQLRGAIITIDQTIVIAQALGLDVRVE